In Reichenbachiella agarivorans, one genomic interval encodes:
- a CDS encoding glycosyl hydrolase 53 family protein → MRDKTIFILLTLFLFNCSNNEPEPSLDMDEGRKFKMGFSTWVFGPTEQDRNETYSFIQSNGDIYSEQVDDRIPWNSWINDLELPIDFVQSIDDRVNMIDKNLSLVLSISPLNTSRNDLKEDWDGLPIEYNSINELKIEDAYFKHVEYLVGRFNPKYLVSAMEPNDLLINSTAKWADFKLLASNVRSRLKTRFPSLLISESITLHNYFQPQVDNPSDYIQEVSDYSEEFDFIAISFYPFFKNLQTIEEYQEAFDFLHNQFNKPIAFVETSHLSGDLVIPNLNTNITGSLTRQKEYLETLVSNAHTNNYEFIIWWAHRDYDALWETFPDEVKDIGQVWRDTGLLDEDGVERPAFSVWTNEFQN, encoded by the coding sequence ATGAGAGATAAAACTATTTTTATTCTACTGACACTGTTTTTGTTTAATTGTTCTAACAATGAACCAGAACCATCTCTTGACATGGACGAAGGTCGAAAGTTTAAGATGGGATTCAGTACTTGGGTCTTTGGACCAACTGAACAAGACAGAAATGAAACCTATTCGTTTATACAGTCAAATGGGGATATATATTCTGAACAAGTAGACGATAGAATACCGTGGAATTCTTGGATCAATGATCTGGAATTACCAATTGATTTTGTTCAGAGTATCGATGACCGTGTAAACATGATAGATAAAAACCTTTCGCTTGTTTTATCTATAAGCCCACTAAATACTAGCAGAAACGACTTAAAAGAGGATTGGGATGGTTTGCCAATTGAGTACAACTCCATTAACGAACTGAAAATTGAAGATGCATATTTTAAGCATGTTGAATATCTTGTTGGACGTTTTAATCCTAAATATCTGGTCTCAGCAATGGAACCTAATGATTTATTAATAAATTCAACTGCTAAATGGGCTGATTTTAAATTGCTAGCAAGCAATGTACGATCTCGTCTTAAAACGAGGTTTCCATCGCTCCTAATTTCCGAATCTATCACACTACACAATTACTTTCAACCACAAGTGGATAATCCATCGGACTATATACAAGAAGTATCAGATTATTCGGAAGAGTTTGATTTTATCGCTATCAGCTTCTATCCCTTTTTCAAGAATCTTCAAACAATAGAAGAATATCAGGAGGCTTTCGATTTTCTGCACAATCAATTTAATAAGCCTATAGCTTTTGTTGAAACCAGCCACTTATCAGGTGACCTAGTAATTCCCAATCTCAACACCAACATAACTGGATCTCTTACTAGACAAAAGGAATATCTGGAAACGCTTGTGTCAAATGCTCACACGAATAATTATGAATTTATAATATGGTGGGCTCATAGGGACTATGATGCATTGTGGGAAACCTTTCCAGATGAAGTTAAGGATATTGGACAAGTCTGGAGAGATACAGGACTATTGGATGAGGATGGAGTGGAACGACCAGCCTTTTCAGTTTGGACAAACGAATTTCAAAACTAA
- a CDS encoding tRNA1(Val) (adenine(37)-N6)-methyltransferase: MANSYFHFKQFTVYQERCAMKVSTEACVLGAWIPKSTAKRILDIGAGTGLISLMLAQRTDAQIDAVEIDPDAATQATDNFANSPWRDRLHLIPINIFEWDTKARYDLIVSNPPFFTSSLKSPEAKHNLAKHDTGSFSKQRFAQCLSRLLADGGVAYVLYPETEAEEFSNSCQQIGLHTAESLIVKNQANKQAVFRVILKIAHQPILKESQTLNIRDGEAYTPEFMELLKNYYLKL; the protein is encoded by the coding sequence GTGGCCAATTCCTATTTTCATTTCAAGCAATTTACCGTCTATCAAGAGCGCTGTGCGATGAAAGTAAGTACAGAAGCTTGTGTACTTGGAGCTTGGATTCCGAAGAGTACAGCCAAGCGTATCTTGGATATTGGTGCAGGTACAGGGCTCATTTCGCTCATGCTCGCTCAAAGAACAGATGCACAGATCGATGCAGTAGAGATTGATCCTGATGCAGCAACTCAAGCCACCGACAATTTTGCCAATTCACCTTGGAGGGATAGACTACACCTCATTCCAATCAATATTTTTGAATGGGATACCAAAGCACGTTATGATCTGATTGTCTCCAATCCTCCTTTTTTTACTTCTAGTCTCAAGTCCCCAGAGGCGAAACACAACCTAGCCAAACATGATACAGGTTCTTTTAGCAAGCAGCGTTTTGCGCAATGTCTGAGTCGATTGCTTGCAGACGGAGGAGTGGCATATGTGCTGTATCCAGAGACGGAGGCGGAGGAGTTTTCCAATAGTTGTCAGCAAATTGGGCTCCATACTGCTGAGAGCCTAATCGTCAAAAACCAAGCGAACAAACAGGCAGTATTCAGAGTTATATTGAAAATAGCTCACCAGCCTATCCTAAAGGAATCTCAAACATTGAACATCAGAGATGGCGAAGCATACACCCCCGAGTTCATGGAGTTGTTGAAGAATTATTACCTAAAATTATGA
- a CDS encoding sodium-translocating pyrophosphatase yields the protein MSDLIYVPIALAIVGLVFMMIKMSWVKKQSAGDAKMKEISNNIKEGALAFLAAEYWLLAVFVVIASIALFGISMVVETTSWMIVPAFVVGAVFSAVAGNIGMRIATEANARTTEAAKTSLPKALKVAFGGGTVMGLGVAGLAVLGLSLFFLVFIKIFITGQASFYAEMTVVLEALAGFSLGAESIALFARVGGGIYTKAADVGADLVGKVEAGIPEDDPRNPATIADNVGDNVGDVAGMGADLFGSYVATVLASMVLGNYIIKDMADAGIVLDAFGGMGPILLPVMIAGVGIIASILGTFLIGVKDNHAKEADVQKSFNLGNLTSILLTAAAGWFLIDWMLPETITGMAFFGEGVRDIPSRHVFYATLVGLTVGYLISAFTEYYTALGKKPVLSIVESSATGAGTNIIAGLATGMISTFSSVILFAVAIWSSYELAGFYGVAIAASAMMATTAMQLAIDAFGPISDNAGGIAEMSECPKEVRERTDILDTVGNTTAATGKGFAIASAALTALALFAAYVTFTGIDGINIFKANVLAALFIGGMIPVVFSALAMKSVGKAAMEMVMEVRRQFREIPGIMEGTGKPEFAKCVDISTKAALKEMMLPGALTIITPILVGFVMGPEALGAYMAGVCVSGVLWAIFQNNAGGAWDNAKKSFEAGVMINGEMTYKGSEAHKAAVTGDTVGDPFKDTSGPSMNILIKLTCLIGLVIAPILGETFGTNTQGHGDMNTSGMMMCTHSGPCTASCHAEMTHDDATKKTCKPGCTKACCKKESSQQIKIMMSTEGEQTTAIVEKTSMIDGQKTVEIDTVSGTKAEVEAQINAINK from the coding sequence ATGAGTGATTTGATTTATGTGCCGATAGCACTGGCTATTGTCGGACTTGTATTCATGATGATCAAGATGTCTTGGGTCAAAAAACAAAGTGCCGGAGATGCCAAAATGAAAGAAATTTCAAACAACATCAAAGAAGGCGCCCTCGCCTTTTTAGCCGCAGAATACTGGCTCTTGGCTGTATTTGTAGTTATTGCTTCCATTGCTTTATTTGGGATATCCATGGTCGTAGAGACCACCAGTTGGATGATCGTACCTGCCTTTGTAGTAGGTGCTGTTTTTTCCGCAGTAGCGGGCAACATCGGGATGCGTATCGCTACTGAGGCCAACGCCAGAACTACCGAAGCTGCCAAAACCAGCCTTCCCAAAGCGCTAAAAGTTGCCTTCGGTGGTGGAACTGTCATGGGACTCGGTGTAGCGGGTCTAGCCGTTTTGGGTCTTTCCTTATTTTTCCTTGTTTTCATCAAAATATTCATCACAGGGCAGGCATCATTCTATGCAGAAATGACGGTTGTCTTGGAAGCACTCGCAGGATTTTCGTTGGGTGCAGAGTCCATTGCCTTGTTCGCCAGAGTAGGTGGTGGAATCTACACCAAGGCAGCTGACGTAGGTGCCGATTTAGTAGGCAAAGTCGAAGCAGGCATCCCAGAAGATGACCCCCGCAACCCTGCCACTATCGCGGACAACGTCGGAGACAATGTGGGTGACGTGGCTGGTATGGGAGCCGATCTATTTGGATCCTATGTGGCTACCGTTTTGGCATCCATGGTGCTAGGCAACTACATCATCAAGGATATGGCCGATGCGGGTATCGTGCTGGATGCCTTTGGTGGCATGGGGCCGATCCTGCTGCCAGTCATGATTGCAGGAGTAGGAATCATCGCATCCATCTTGGGCACCTTCCTCATCGGTGTAAAAGACAACCATGCCAAAGAAGCGGATGTTCAGAAGTCCTTCAATCTAGGCAACTTAACTTCTATACTCTTGACGGCCGCTGCTGGTTGGTTCTTGATCGATTGGATGTTGCCAGAGACCATCACAGGTATGGCATTTTTTGGTGAGGGAGTCCGAGACATTCCGAGCAGACACGTATTCTATGCTACTTTGGTCGGACTCACTGTGGGTTATTTGATCTCAGCATTCACGGAATATTATACTGCCCTAGGCAAGAAACCGGTATTGAGTATCGTCGAGAGCTCTGCAACAGGTGCTGGAACCAACATCATCGCGGGGTTGGCTACAGGTATGATTTCCACTTTCTCATCCGTGATTTTATTTGCGGTAGCGATTTGGTCTTCGTATGAGTTGGCAGGATTCTACGGCGTGGCAATAGCTGCCTCTGCGATGATGGCTACCACTGCGATGCAGTTGGCAATCGATGCATTTGGCCCGATCTCAGACAATGCTGGCGGGATCGCCGAAATGAGCGAATGCCCAAAGGAAGTGAGAGAAAGAACTGACATCCTCGACACAGTCGGCAACACCACCGCAGCAACAGGAAAGGGATTTGCGATTGCTTCTGCGGCGTTGACTGCCTTGGCCTTGTTTGCAGCGTATGTGACCTTCACAGGTATCGACGGTATCAATATTTTCAAAGCCAATGTATTGGCGGCACTATTTATCGGAGGCATGATTCCTGTAGTGTTCTCAGCCCTAGCGATGAAATCTGTAGGAAAAGCCGCCATGGAAATGGTGATGGAAGTAAGACGCCAGTTCAGAGAGATCCCGGGCATCATGGAAGGCACAGGCAAACCTGAGTTTGCCAAATGTGTCGATATCTCTACCAAAGCAGCCTTGAAAGAAATGATGCTCCCAGGTGCATTGACAATCATCACCCCGATCTTGGTTGGCTTTGTCATGGGGCCTGAGGCTCTTGGTGCCTACATGGCGGGCGTATGCGTGTCAGGTGTACTATGGGCAATCTTCCAAAACAATGCAGGTGGAGCATGGGACAATGCCAAAAAATCATTTGAGGCAGGTGTCATGATCAATGGAGAGATGACCTACAAAGGCTCAGAAGCACACAAAGCTGCTGTCACTGGCGACACAGTAGGTGATCCATTCAAAGACACCTCTGGCCCATCGATGAACATCCTGATCAAACTGACTTGTTTGATTGGTTTGGTAATCGCACCGATATTGGGAGAGACCTTCGGGACAAACACCCAAGGACATGGCGACATGAACACCTCGGGCATGATGATGTGTACCCACAGCGGGCCATGCACTGCTAGTTGCCATGCTGAGATGACTCATGATGATGCTACCAAAAAAACTTGCAAACCTGGCTGTACAAAAGCATGTTGCAAAAAAGAGAGCTCTCAGCAGATTAAAATCATGATGAGTACAGAAGGAGAGCAGACAACTGCTATCGTAGAAAAAACATCCATGATCGATGGCCAGAAAACTGTTGAAATTGATACAGTGTCAGGGACAAAAGCCGAAGTAGAAGCACAAATCAATGCGATAAACAAATAA
- a CDS encoding class I SAM-dependent methyltransferase, whose protein sequence is MKQLISFVLKKVPRKYLQLFSHFALKIVAFFYRGNQVECPVCEATFSKFVPYGRVARANALCPNCLALERHRLMWLYLKNQTDFFGSQKEILHIAPEICFIKRFEAIHGDRYITADIESPLAKVKMDIHQMPFEDNRFDVAFCNHVMEHVADDIQSMKEIFRVLKPGGWAIIQIPYFEPIPDVTFEDNSITDPQERERIFGQDDHVRLYGKDYPARLRSAGFEVIEDDYVNSLSEIDQTRYALPKDEIIYLCKKG, encoded by the coding sequence GTGAAGCAGCTCATCAGTTTTGTACTCAAAAAAGTACCACGAAAGTATCTCCAACTTTTCAGCCATTTTGCCCTCAAGATCGTGGCGTTTTTTTATCGTGGCAATCAAGTGGAGTGTCCGGTGTGTGAAGCTACTTTTTCCAAATTCGTGCCCTATGGCAGGGTAGCCAGAGCCAATGCACTGTGTCCAAATTGCCTAGCATTGGAGAGACACCGCCTGATGTGGCTTTACCTCAAAAATCAAACAGACTTCTTTGGCTCACAAAAGGAAATTCTACACATCGCACCCGAGATTTGCTTTATCAAACGTTTTGAAGCCATACATGGTGACCGCTACATCACGGCGGATATCGAGTCGCCGTTGGCCAAGGTCAAGATGGATATTCATCAGATGCCTTTTGAGGACAACCGCTTTGATGTAGCGTTTTGCAACCACGTGATGGAGCATGTCGCTGACGACATCCAGTCGATGAAGGAAATTTTCAGAGTATTGAAGCCAGGAGGCTGGGCCATCATTCAGATTCCTTACTTTGAGCCTATTCCAGACGTAACTTTCGAAGACAACAGCATCACCGATCCGCAGGAGCGTGAAAGGATATTTGGTCAGGATGATCATGTCCGCTTGTATGGCAAGGACTACCCAGCTCGTCTGCGCTCGGCAGGATTCGAAGTGATAGAAGATGATTATGTCAACTCACTGAGTGAAATAGATCAGACGCGGTATGCCTTGCCCAAGGACGAAATCATCTATCTGTGTAAGAAGGGCTAA
- a CDS encoding glycosyltransferase family 2 protein: protein MSQITQISVIIPLLNEEESLPELLSWIAKVMDTNSFSYEVLLIDDGSTDRSWEVIQELKNQNNKIKGIRFNRNYGKSAALNIGFKQAIGEVVITMDADLQDSPDEIPGLYQMVQKENYDLVSGWKKKRYDPIMKTIPSKLFNKVASIFSGIKLHDFNCGLKAYKKEVIKSVEVYGEMHRYIPFIAKGQGFSKISERVVQHQARKYGTTKFGLERFIFGFLDLLSISFVSKFRKRPMHFFGTLGTLSFLFGTIITIWVIARKLYEIHYQLPARDIVAQPLFFLALVAIVIGVQLFLTGFVGEMMIQVSPRKDDYLIKDTLGID, encoded by the coding sequence ATGTCTCAAATCACCCAAATATCTGTCATTATCCCTCTTCTCAACGAAGAAGAATCACTCCCGGAGCTACTCTCATGGATCGCAAAAGTCATGGATACCAACAGCTTCAGCTACGAAGTGTTGCTCATCGATGATGGCAGTACAGACAGGTCTTGGGAGGTAATTCAGGAACTAAAAAATCAAAACAACAAAATCAAAGGGATACGGTTTAACCGCAACTATGGCAAGTCCGCAGCTCTAAATATAGGTTTTAAACAAGCGATAGGTGAAGTCGTGATCACCATGGATGCGGACCTACAGGACAGCCCTGACGAAATCCCAGGATTGTACCAGATGGTGCAAAAGGAAAACTATGATCTCGTATCTGGCTGGAAGAAAAAGCGCTACGATCCGATCATGAAGACCATCCCGTCCAAGTTATTCAACAAGGTTGCCAGTATCTTTTCAGGTATCAAACTCCATGACTTCAACTGTGGACTCAAAGCCTACAAAAAAGAGGTCATCAAATCCGTAGAGGTCTATGGAGAGATGCACCGCTACATTCCTTTCATTGCCAAGGGACAAGGCTTTAGCAAAATCAGCGAGAGAGTCGTCCAGCACCAAGCCCGAAAATACGGCACAACCAAATTCGGACTGGAGCGTTTCATATTTGGATTCTTGGATCTGTTGTCCATCTCATTCGTGTCCAAATTCAGGAAGCGCCCCATGCACTTCTTTGGTACACTCGGGACTTTGTCCTTCTTATTTGGAACAATCATCACGATCTGGGTGATCGCGCGCAAACTCTACGAAATCCATTACCAGTTGCCTGCCAGAGACATCGTCGCACAGCCTTTGTTTTTCTTGGCGCTCGTGGCGATCGTCATCGGCGTACAATTGTTCCTCACAGGTTTTGTCGGAGAAATGATGATTCAAGTTTCCCCTCGCAAAGACGATTACCTGATCAAGGATACTTTGGGGATTGATTGA